The DNA sequence AAAGAAAACGATATATATTCAAGTTCTAGATCCGCAAGATTCTTAGGGCGGTGAAGGGGGTTCTGTAAGTGTTTACCTAGAGTACTGTCCATTTTGCCTGCTGCTGAAGCACTCATTGGCTGGGCTAGGATACAAGCAACAACAAAGCAGGCGCACCCTCCTTGCTCGTACTGCTccgccaatcagcagtggccaaAATGAACAGTCCTATAGGTGGACAATTACACCATACCCCACCTTGTCTAACAGTGTTACACTAGAAGCACTTTCTATCTATTGGACAAGCCAGTGGAGACTTGCTGCGCAAATCATCTACATTATGCATAACCTCATCTTAAAACGTGAAGGCAAAAACTGTTTGTGCAATGCCACAATAAAAACTAGACCAGACAATTCAACACAGTAGAAAGCAACCCATGAAATTTGGGGCAACCTCTCCCTTTGCCTGGAGAACATCAGACCCGACATTGGTAACTGCTCATGACCACTTCCTTACAACCACACTGCAGGAAAACTATAAGACACTGCTTGCATGACCCTTGGACAAACGCTAGCTTGAATCTTTGGCGACGGTGGTCAGGAGCCAATGGTCGCCCTACGGCAATTGAAAAGCCACTTTATCACCCTGGCATTCTTCTCCACGATGGACGTCTCGGCCGGACCATGGTCAATGAGGTCTCGGTTGCGCAGGCCCGCACAGCCTTCGACCCCACCGCAGCCACCGCCCACTGAAGACGAGTCACTGCCTGCCAGACTACAGGACCGGCCCAATGAGTCTGCAGAACTGATGCTGTGAAAGTAGCGTGACGAGCCTGACCCTGATGACGGTGAGAGGACGCTGTGCCACGTGCTTGCATCCAAGCCTAGGGTGTCGAAGAAGCGGTCGGGGAGTGACCGCTGCATGTCCCGGGCTCCCGTCCCCAAATCCGGTTGGCTACGGTGTGCCACATCGGACTTGGAACGTAGCACGGGTCGCCTGGAAGAGGCAGCTGCCTCTGCTCTGAGACCGCAGTTTCGGCTCGGCAGGTCGAGGGGCCGGAATGAAAGGCTCCGGCCCACGACCGTTTCCGATGAAGGTCGGGGCTTGCGATAGTAGCGGTCTCTGCTGTAAACCGGAGACTGCTCACCGTACAGATCACCGGCTGTTCGAAGCTCTGTGCTGGCACGCCGTGTTCGGGATGGTGAGAGATCTGGCAGACTCTTATGAACCACAGCCAGACCGGATGACTGAGTAAGGGATGGCGGAGTGTCACCAGCAATGAGTCGCCTTAGCTGGTGCTGTACATCTTGGTCAGTCCTGAAACAAATATTATTCCCTCAATGTTTATGTCTCGTCACCATAGCGATCACACAACTAGTTCAAAGCTGGGCATACAGTTCTTCCACTGCACTCTCCCATAATCTTACCTTGTGCCGACCACAGCAATGCTACACAGCTGCGAATCTAGCACTCACACGATCAATTGTTGTTTCTGAACATGTTTACCTCCTTTTATTGGTTCTGCTACTTGATTAGACCTCCAGTGGTTTTATCCACTATACATGCCACAAATATCACCCAGCTGCTCGTTAGTTTATCTAAAATATCCTCTCACTTATAGAGATGTCTCAAGTAAATGAGAAATCTCTGCTGCTTGACCACTCGGACCAATAAGAACCCTCAGAAAGCAATGTGATATTTTAGTCGAATGAATGAGGAACTGGGGAAGACTAGCGATGTGCAGAGCATATAACACCACTAGAGGTTTAATAAAGTAACAATGTATAACTATATACACCATGTCACTTTAAGATGGCTGGCCGATTTGAGTGGTCCAGCCAGTACGTCTGCTGGACTTACCTACTTTACTCTACTATTCAGTGACTGTTCCCGCCTTTCAAGTTGTCAGTTCGCCAGGCTGATGTGCATGAAGAAAACAATACTATTTTACACGTATTGAGGTAATGAATCTGCAAGAAGCCTGAGGAAGAAACACCCTAGTCTAGTTGACTGTAAGATACTGTGCAATGATCTACTGGTTCACACAAGGCTAAAAACAGGTCTGCTTCTACACAGCAACAATGCCTCCTGAAGCATAGGTAATTCTCCAGACCAGTGGTTGTGAGAATGAGTATTTCTCATTGAAGTGGATAAACAATGAATATTTTAAGTTGCCCTGCAAAGCTATATTAGGCTCTAATACCCCTTCCTCACTGAAGGTGTGGAAGTGTGAACTTGTAGAGAAAAGAGAAGGAGGATGAGGTTCAGCCTCTCGCATTTTTAATAAACGTGAGAGCAGTAGCAGTAGTTGCCCCTAAGATGACAATtccacttgttgaaatgttggctttAGCAGCATCCCTTGCTTGTCAATAATGATCATTCCCATCTCGTATGCCTGGCCATGAGAAGAGTATAGGGTTGCTGCATTGTGTCAGTACTAACTTATGGGGGGCTGATACTTGGGAAGACAAAAAAGGaacatcagaggaagctcagCAATGTGCAATAAGTAATGGAATGCATATGATAGGAGTAATGTCGAGAGGTTGAGAAGATGACAGCGACATGAATAAGGAGTGTGGATAAGCTGATATTCCATAGTAGGCCATATAATGCACAGGACAGGTAGCCTGACACAGGACAAGTATGCCAGAATGAGTTCTGgagaaaaaatgcagctgggGGCAGCAGTGGATTCGAAGGAGCAATGAGTTATGACAGGCATAAATAGATCCAGCTgatgaagaaagaaacagaactAAATATGCATTAGGAGAGTCCTCTTTAATGCAACCAACCTAAATATGCTGATGACATTCGGCCATAAATGTATCAAAAATATCAAATTCTCAAAGTGAATATGAGTCAAATAACATGGGTCATTTGATTCACATTTGGAATTTCAGATATACATAAACCATCACTACTCAAAAAGTGCCACTGAACTCAGTAGCATCTTGATGTGCAGTGCAGGGTGCTGCAGTGCAGTGCAGAGGCAGCAGCTGTCGACTTTGGCTGCTTAATACATAATATCTGTGCCACAGAAGAAAACAGTACTGGTGCCATATTGCCACCGTAGAACAGTGTTCCCTCTCCATCAGATAATAGTGCCTTGCTCTGTACTAGCCAGTGCCGGCACTACCGGTCCCCTAGCTAAAAAGACAGAAGAGTTTCACTGTATCAGTTTACACTGGTAAAGCACTCTGAAAACAACTTGCATTTCCTTGTTGGGGGAAAAAAATTCATTTGCAGAAAGAATGAAGGCCATAGTTGCCATTTTCAACTTCATGTCTAAAACTTAAGCATTTCATGGCACTATTTTTGGATGTCTTGCCTGCATGTCCCAAAAGCCCATAGACAGCACCTTTGTGTACTTTCAGGTGCAATGCGATCATTATTCATTCATAAACAATAATTTAGCCTCGAACACATGCTGTTGAAATCCATGACATAACCACACAGAGCAATCCCCAGCCCCTATGAATTGACAAGCTCTACATATTACAGAACACCTGCAGCGCTctaaaaacagagagagagagagagagaaaaaaacgaatGATAAACAACACTAACTTTGTTCTTTACGATTTAATGTGATTAAATAAATTATGCAGGACTTCCATCAACAGAATTCATGTGCATAGAGTTTATTGAATATAAGTTAACATTAACACTGTGTGCAAGGGTTCTCTCAAGTTGCAGGGGACAAGGCGAGCAGTATTTCTGTACGGCCCACTATAGGCTGAACTTAGCCTGGACTTCGTTTCCAACATATTTCGATGATGGCCAGCTTGGTAACCTGCCGACATGGAAAGAAGCTAAGAGCAAAATTAAGCCAAGATAATTGGCAGGTTAGGGTTATAAACTTAGAAAGGCACCACTGCTGCCAAGAAGCCAGCTTCTGTAAATGCGAACAGCACTAGAACACAAGAGTGGTCTTCTTTCCTTGTGCGGCCGTGGTGGCGCACGAGTGCCAGTGCGTCTGAGAGCATACGTCCCTTGCGTACCCCATTTTAGAGGTAACCTGCCACATGCGCAAAGAGTTGGCATGTCATCATGTGTGCTGTCTTCCCCCTcatttagtactggaggttgtgTAATCAGTTTTCGAGAGGCATTGAAGCCAGAGACAGACTAAGCATTTGCTCCTTGCTGCTTTTCACCAGAGCATCGTCCAAGTGTGGGCTACACTATCAGTCACAGGGGTGGAGGAAGTGGAtatgaaagcgtggctggctttgctttgtAGTGTTGATGCAAAGATATCGACACAGAATGAAACCATATCTTTCGtcgctgactctcaaattcaacaaaatgaatttttttctcattcaagtttgccttttccagctgcctaataattcggaaaatttCGCAGCCCCTCCTGTGTAAGAAGAATGTATCAGCAACTGTACTGATTTGCATAAAAAAGCGAATTTCAATACAGCAAGATTTTGATACAACAAAACGAATTTCCGATTTTATCAACTTCATCATATTGAGGAATGACTGGGAATTCAGCGTACACATGGTTTAATTGACAACTGGCAACAAAAGCAAACTTGCCATGTCAGCAGAAATGCACACTATATACACTGTTTCATACATAACAGGCAATGCAATGAAGACGATTTCTCTTGCCACAACTCAAAAATAGTATATCATCCTTCTCACATGTGATGCCATGATTCACGCAATTTGATGTAACATTGGgtgctataatgtaaaactattaaaaaatgttctattccaattctgtaatcagcgcTCCATGATTGGCCAAAAACATTTTTTgaccacctccacttcacctgttggtcacgcaacgtcacaaaaaccgtgatagctccccatctgatatgacgcgtgcACACTGATTCTGCATGattggactgaacaaaagaaaaatagttatttctgattcgacacctttttgcAATTAGCCCTTGGCTATAGGTCAAaactttcgggctgcacccacttcacctgcctgtcgcaCGATGTCagaaaactgcaaaaactcaccgcaTGAAAGTGCCATGTACGCATAAGATTCATTataatgccg is a window from the Dermacentor albipictus isolate Rhodes 1998 colony chromosome 6, USDA_Dalb.pri_finalv2, whole genome shotgun sequence genome containing:
- the LOC139060765 gene encoding protein FAM110A-like translates to MATSVHACCPTPLQPRERRLSAQAELGTGAHPRPPRPRSHVAAEQQTPGEQRRSAVERLEETKAQYVKSERVLDSRQGLRSRRSEGATFEPPLLARSPSAYELVERLRASPPAALLARAPSLKLRRAPSPPMRARALSETQARRLLRPTRTDQDVQHQLRRLIAGDTPPSLTQSSGLAVVHKSLPDLSPSRTRRASTELRTAGDLYGEQSPVYSRDRYYRKPRPSSETVVGRSLSFRPLDLPSRNCGLRAEAAASSRRPVLRSKSDVAHRSQPDLGTGARDMQRSLPDRFFDTLGLDASTWHSVLSPSSGSGSSRYFHSISSADSLGRSCSLAGSDSSSVGGGCGGVEGCAGLRNRDLIDHGPAETSIVEKNARVIKWLFNCRRATIGS